The proteins below come from a single Miscanthus floridulus cultivar M001 chromosome 1, ASM1932011v1, whole genome shotgun sequence genomic window:
- the LOC136540591 gene encoding transcription repressor OFP8-like, with amino-acid sequence MRVSLSRRRGAGRVLCIKKKARGFMCGCGGTKAVSISDGTSEKSPMATPQTAASTTPLTAMSTTTTTTTKSTRRGGKNRPVAAATTSTTEAPSSLSASSFYADTTDDGGPNSMESTPSLSALLRQLGELERSVRFLHAAGPAPASNGAEAGGGTDGNKQQNGGSRRQRRTVSEGCSGGSGRVEESVAVVKESADPLGDFRRSMLQMIVENEIVGGAELRELLHRFLSLNSPHHHHLILRAFAEIWEEVFAGYERTPDLLVSHRNKKQHHLATTRGA; translated from the coding sequence ATGAGGGTGTCGCTGTCGCGCCGGCGCGGCGCCGGCCGCGTGCTGTGCATCAAGAAGAAGGCCCGCGGCTTCATGTGCGGCTGCGGCGGCACCAAGGCTGTCTCCATCTCCGACGGCACGTCCGAGAAGTCACCAATGGCCACGCCGCAGACCGCCGCATCAACCACTCCCCTTACCGCCAtgtcgaccaccaccaccaccacgaccaagTCGACGAGAAGAGGAGGGAAGAAcaggccggtggcggcggcgacgacgtcaACCACGGAGGCTCCCTCCTCGTTATCAGCCTCGTCTTTCTACGCGGACACCACCGACGACGGCGGGCCCAACAGCATGGAGAGCACGCCCAGCCTGTCGGCGCTCCTGCGCCAGCTCGGCGAGCTGGAGCGAAGCGTCCGCTTCCTGCACGCCGCGGGCCCCGCGCCCGCCAGCAACGGAGCGGAGGCCGGCGGCGGCACTGATGGCAACAAGCAGCAGAACGGCGGCAGTCGGCGGCAACGTCGGACAGTGAGCGAGGGCTGCAGCGGCGGGTCCGGGCGGGTGGAGGAGAGCGTGGCGGTGGTGAAGGAGTCGGCGGACCCGCTGGGCGACTTCCGGCGGTCCATGCTGCAGATGATCGTGGAGAATGAGATCGTGGGCGGGGCCGAGCTCCGGGAGCTGCTGCACCGGTTCCTGTCCCTCAActcgccgcaccaccaccacctcatcCTCCGCGCCTTCGCCGAGATCTGGGAGGAGGTCTTCGCCGGGTACGAGCGCACGCCtgacctccttgtctcccaccgcAACAAGAAGCAGCATCACCTGGCAACGACGCGTGGTGCTTGA